GGCTGCACGGCCggatcccgccggcgccggccacgaTGAACGCGAACGCCAGCCCGAGCACCGCGAGCTGCCCCCTCGTCGCGCCCAAACACCTCCCCTCGCCGCACGGCGGCGGGTgcagcgccggcacgccggCCGTCATCGTCAAGATGACCATCCCCTGCAAGATACAACGGAGATCAAGGTCTGGTTCAACGGCGGTAATGGCGATGTCGGGCTTACGATGAAGGTGGAGAcgcagccggcggcgacggtggcgtagCGGCCGAGGTAGAGGTCGGAGGCGAAGGcgccgacgacggtggcgaggtTGGTGGTGCCAGCGAACACgttgagcgcgacggcggcgtcgaggctGGACATGTGGAAGACGGTGGTGAGGTACACCATGAGGTTCGCCGCCGTGCCGATGCTGCCCAGCTTCTCGAACGTCTCGTTGCCGATCACGAACGGCATCGCCTTCCACCCCCGGTACCggagctccggcgccgccgccgccgccgcggagtcTGATCTGGCATTGCCGTTTCCCACGTCGCCGTCGAGGTGGGCctcgaggtcgccgccgccgccggagccggagacgGAGGGAGGCAGGGTcatgtcgcggcggcggcgacacttGGCGCGAGGTGGGAGGGACTTTGACTGGGTTTGCGGTTAGTTAGTTAGGTGGGACCCAAGTGTCAGCGTCGGAGGTAACACTGTTACCGTAACAAGAACTGGTAGCAATTACTAATTAGCTGCTGCTGTTGtcaactgacaggtgggaccatctAAAATTGGGCATTGAGTTGCGGCGTTTACACAAACAGAATTGACACATTCTGTTCTTTTGGTTGAGAACTAGACACTCATATTCAAAAAGACGAGTAAATTTCAGACAAATTTCATGGTGTAAAAAAGATTTGAAAATCCAATCCAAGTTATGCAAATCTTTATTAGCTCCAGCACTCAGGCTTCAAGACTGTACATAACTAGCAGACGATCACAACACACGCGAACATACGAACTAATTAAGTTGGCTATATTACAATGCGGAATATTTATTAGGCAAACCGGGAGAGCTAATTAACTAAGGTAGTGGTAGTACTTAAATTAACCAGCAGCAGAGCTAGGTGGTGATGACTGATGAACATGACAACATGTTTATTTATGCATCTCCCAACCAatcacgtcgtcgtcgccgtcgacgacgacgatgacctgAGCGtgttgatggtcttctcgagctcgtCCTTGTCGGCGCCGACGATGCggccgacctcctcgccgcccctCGCCAGCACGAACGTCGGCATCGCCTCCACCCGCCAGGTCCGCGCCACCTCCTGCGATCATTCAGAAATCTTCAGCTGTTCtgttcagagattcagagaagACGAGGGAAACTATTTTAACCGTTCGAGTGGTACTCCATTCATTTATTAcatatcatctaaatagttataaaaaaattagaaaaaaaatgaacaagatagatcaatatgtaatatatcaatcCATAAATATATAACttaaaattcaatttctacaagttgtaacaaaaataacaagcAAAACTTAAATTACTATTGCatatttacaattaaatttgttgtttttattacaacttatagaagttgaatttgaactagcatgtttgtagagtgatatattacatattaatatatcttgttaatttttttaaaaaattttcgtaaccatcaaattgacatgcaataaacagATGCAATAAACAGGTGGACGTCATAGAATCCATCTCCGAGAAGACGAGTTAAAACTTCCATGGCCAAAGCTCCATCAACCAGAAAAATCTTCAGCTGTTCGATTCAGAAAAGACGAGAGCTAGAACTtccatggccggccggcgacCGGGATACGTACCGCGAGCTCGTCGACGTCGACCTTGAGGAAGGCGACGTCGGTGAAGCGGCCGGCCATCTCCTTGAACACCGGCTCCATCATCTTGCACGGCCCACACCACGACGCCGAGAAGTCTATCACCACCTTTAATTAACCGGGGGGAtcaagagaagagaaaaagatgATCAATTAACGGAAGAAAGAACTATATACTACAATTAAGGGTAATataaattacttcctccgtttcacaatataagactttctagcattgcccacatttatttagatgttaataaatctagacatatatatgtatttaaatTTATAAACATCTATACGTATAcgagcaatgctaaaaagttttacattatgaaacggagggcgTATATTGATCAATACCAGCTTTGTGGTGTTCTTGTGGGCGTCCCACAGCTCGTCCCACTTGGCCTTGGAGTGGACGGCCACCACGGCGGactcgccgccctcctcgccggcggcgggcttcGGCTTCGACGTCGAGAAGGCGCCGCCCATCTTGTTACAGTGAGCTGATCGAGGCACTGCAAGTCTGCAGCTGGAAGGGCTTGGGGTTCTTGGCTTTTGTAGGGGCTTGACCCCGTTGACTCATGACTCACATTTAATATTCTTACTTAGAGCATAAGTTCTCTTTACAAAATATTACAATATTTAATATTCTCACTTACCAACCTCCCACCTGTCCCAAATAAACCAACATCGTACCACCTCGTATCTTAGATGTGACAGTACGAGCTTAGTTTGTGATCATCGTACTGAAATATGTCATATCTAATAtgagattaatttattttgggatagaggaaCTAAAGCATAAGTTCACTTGTAGCATAAGAAAGAGGACAATACTAACAACTGAACTACTCTGCTCGTCTCAAAAAACCGCAGGCTAAACTCAACTGCTCCACTAGAAAAGGAAAACTGAAGGCTGCTGTACTGTGAGCTGTGGTTTATTATAGTGccatttttattaattaagagTGCATTATCTAGAACACCTTGATGAGTACTGCTAGTAGGTGGATGAAGGTATCTGATTCATTG
The window above is part of the Oryza sativa Japonica Group chromosome 7, ASM3414082v1 genome. Proteins encoded here:
- the LOC4342618 gene encoding thioredoxin H2-1, which codes for MGGAFSTSKPKPAAGEEGGESAVVAVHSKAKWDELWDAHKNTTKLVVIDFSASWCGPCKMMEPVFKEMAGRFTDVAFLKVDVDELAEVARTWRVEAMPTFVLARGGEEVGRIVGADKDELEKTINTLRSSSSSTATTT